The following is a genomic window from Solanum lycopersicum chromosome 6, SLM_r2.1.
CATGAGACACTGAGTGAATCTGCCTGAGACAGACGGTGGAACCAATCTGGCCAGGCCAACATCACTAATCTTACTTCTGTAGTTAGCATCCAAGAGAATATTAGCAGGTTTGAGGTCTCGATGCACAATGGGTTCTGGTTTTGTTAGGTGAAAGAAGTGAAGAGCAGCAGCAATTTCTGCAGCTATCCTGAAACGAGCAGGCCATGGTATAGGAGAACTTTTGTCCTTGCAGAACAACCTATCCTCTAAGCTGCCCTTTTCCATACATTCATAGACAAGGCAACCATACTCCGGACATGTTCCCAAGAGAAGAACCACATTTGGATGTCTCAAGCGGCTTAGAACCTCAATCTGCAATAAAAATAGGCACCTAACTGTATTGGATTTCCAAAAACATCTGTGTTATTTGTAACCTGGAAAAGTACCTCTTTCTGAAACTGTATTTGCCCCTGCGTGATGTCTGATCTTAGAACCTTAATAGCAACTGAAGTGTGATCCAGATAGCCTTTGTACACAGGACCATATCCACCTTCACCAATCTTCTGTGAATTGGAGAAGTAGTTAGTTGCAGCTTCAATTTCATCTTTTGAGTATCTCCTATAGCAGTTCTCACTGCAGGCAAATGCATCTTGtgctttcttcttctcttctgcTTCATGCCATCGCTTCTTAGATTCCAATTCTGCTATGTATTGCGCCATCTGTGCTACTTCTAATGCAGCTTTGCATTTTTGCTTCTCCTTTTCCAACATAGCATGTGAAGCCTCAGGAGCCTCCTTGGCTTCTTCTAAGTTGCATGCCTCTTTTGACGCTGAATGATCAATCTCTCTTGccttgaaaaatatgaaaagttgcgtggataaatgtattattatatGGAGTAACGAAAATGAATAATTCAGGTGCTGATAAAAATATGTGACCGTCGAACTCTGACCTGTCGTCTACAGTTTCCATTGTGCATGTCCAGGCTTTGTTTCAGTTCAAATTTTAGCCTTTTCATTTCCTCCTCCAACTCATCCTGTATTGCATGTAAAAATGAGGAAAGAATATCCAGTTGATCTGTGCTAACTACAATATTTCAGGTCATATTATGGTGCAGTTTTTAGATAATCTCAAGGtcactttaaagtttaaaagttaaatatcttCCGACAATGAGTAAAATAGATAGGCCATAAGATTCAATCTACAACTAGACTACCCATAAGATTCAAGCTCAGGGGAGCATATTTGAACTTACTGCATTTTGGAAGGAGATGGAACTCCTAGAAGCTTCTGAAACATTATGAGAAGAGTCCAAATGCTCAAAGGACATGTCAGAGAAACGGTAACTTGAGGAGCTTGAAAGATCACTCGAACCAGATGTAGAGTAGAATGAATTCTCTTTAGGGCGCATGCAAAGGTTTAGGTTATTGACTCTGTGTTGGGATGGAGGTAGTAGGCTACCAAGGTGTCTATCATGTAGTATTTTTGTAGTATCCGTGTTTGAATTAACAGAAGCCTGGGAGGAATTTTCACTGCTTCCAACTAGCTCTGCGGGTGGTGCCCATTCACCAAAATCATCACTATTGCCCCACGATGAGATAGGAGTAAGATTCTTGCAGCCAGGTTGCCTCGTTAGTTGACTTTTATTTAATACTTCACCGATAGTGCTGACAGAACGATCTGGTGAAGGATTCCTGCTGCTGTTTTGGCTGTCCGACCATGCCTTTGGTGTATGCTCAGTAGCACTGCTGTAATTGGGTGAAGTACTCTGACTTGCAGGATTCCTATCTGAGACACTACTGCTATCAGAATATATGCTTCGGCTGCCAGCGTCAATAGATTCAAAGGTCCCAATACTTCCCCAACTCCCCTGGCTGAAAATTGtatattaaaatcatgaagTAGATGTCATGacatacaacaacaaaaaaccCAATGTAATCCACAAGTAGGGCTTGAGGAGGGTAGTGAGCACACAGACCTTTCCCCTACATGGTGAAGGTAGAGAAATTGTTTCACATAGACCCTCCGCTCCCAGTAAAGCATAACAAAGATCAGACAGAAAAGGAAATACAATACTGAAGAAGTCATGTCGAAAAAAAGGAGAACAGAACTGTAGCAACAACAGATAATAATGATAACTGAAACAAAGAAATGTCATGACATacatgaaagagaaaaaatctTCTAGAATGATTATCTAAAGAGTCTAATCAGTAACCATGATGAACCTTACTTTTCAACAACCATGGGAGGTTTTGTGGATAGACTTACGGAATATGAACTCGAGAAATTGGGGAATTGTGTGAGAATCCTGTTCGGCTGGAGCTTGCTTTACTGCTAGGAGTGGCTGGTTGACTTGCTGACTTGAGTTTTAGAACTTTTCCCCTTGATATGGCATAGATCGAGCAGAATTCAGGCACAGATCTGGATAAAGAGCTTGGCACATCTTGAATTTTAAATGCTCTGACATAGAAAGCTGA
Proteins encoded in this region:
- the LOC101261720 gene encoding U-box domain-containing protein 35-like isoform X2, with the protein product MAEMQQFFLPYRGICARKGIQAQEVILQDSDVAQALTEYISQKFITTIVFGASTRNALTRAFKIQDVPSSLSRSVPEFCSIYAISRGKVLKLKSASQPATPSSKASSSRTGFSHNSPISRVHIPQGSWGSIGTFESIDAGSRSIYSDSSSVSDRNPASQSTSPNYSSATEHTPKAWSDSQNSSRNPSPDRSVSTIGEVLNKSQLTRQPGCKNLTPISSWGNSDDFGEWAPPAELVGSSENSSQASVNSNTDTTKILHDRHLGSLLPPSQHRVNNLNLCMRPKENSFYSTSGSSDLSSSSSYRFSDMSFEHLDSSHNVSEASRSSISFQNADELEEEMKRLKFELKQSLDMHNGNCRRQAREIDHSASKEACNLEEAKEAPEASHAMLEKEKQKCKAALEVAQMAQYIAELESKKRWHEAEEKKKAQDAFACSENCYRRYSKDEIEAATNYFSNSQKIGEGGYGPVYKGYLDHTSVAIKVLRSDITQGQIQFQKEIEVLSRLRHPNVVLLLGTCPEYGCLVYECMEKGSLEDRLFCKDKSSPIPWPARFRIAAEIAAALHFFHLTKPEPIVHRDLKPANILLDANYRSKISDVGLARLVPPSVSGRFTQCLMTSAAGTFCYIDPEYQKTGMLNTKSDVYSLGIMLLQIITARPPMGLTHHVERSIEKGKFDDILDPSVNDWPLEEALSFAKLSLKCCELRRKDRPDLGSVILPELERLKNIALDYRRPSSSQENLAVTEEIRNSISDSQSDKAA
- the LOC101261720 gene encoding U-box domain-containing protein 35-like isoform X1, whose protein sequence is MKRSDSVIAVAIDRDKNSQHAVRWAVDNLPVKKNGKILLIHVHLHNENVNSQSTVASHSPTMAEMQQFFLPYRGICARKGIQAQEVILQDSDVAQALTEYISQKFITTIVFGASTRNALTRAFKIQDVPSSLSRSVPEFCSIYAISRGKVLKLKSASQPATPSSKASSSRTGFSHNSPISRVHIPQGSWGSIGTFESIDAGSRSIYSDSSSVSDRNPASQSTSPNYSSATEHTPKAWSDSQNSSRNPSPDRSVSTIGEVLNKSQLTRQPGCKNLTPISSWGNSDDFGEWAPPAELVGSSENSSQASVNSNTDTTKILHDRHLGSLLPPSQHRVNNLNLCMRPKENSFYSTSGSSDLSSSSSYRFSDMSFEHLDSSHNVSEASRSSISFQNADELEEEMKRLKFELKQSLDMHNGNCRRQAREIDHSASKEACNLEEAKEAPEASHAMLEKEKQKCKAALEVAQMAQYIAELESKKRWHEAEEKKKAQDAFACSENCYRRYSKDEIEAATNYFSNSQKIGEGGYGPVYKGYLDHTSVAIKVLRSDITQGQIQFQKEIEVLSRLRHPNVVLLLGTCPEYGCLVYECMEKGSLEDRLFCKDKSSPIPWPARFRIAAEIAAALHFFHLTKPEPIVHRDLKPANILLDANYRSKISDVGLARLVPPSVSGRFTQCLMTSAAGTFCYIDPEYQKTGMLNTKSDVYSLGIMLLQIITARPPMGLTHHVERSIEKGKFDDILDPSVNDWPLEEALSFAKLSLKCCELRRKDRPDLGSVILPELERLKNIALDYRRPSSSQENLAVTEEIRNSISDSQSDKAA